The Thalassoroseus pseudoceratinae genome has a segment encoding these proteins:
- a CDS encoding TolC family protein, giving the protein MKRKLDRSRSQIAGSPTSKRYEATEAKCSPTRGAEVVFAAFLVGLTTLCGCGLPWKNESVVHQEADWQYYKDAATRVDYTDPYVAEPEVVLSTVAPRTLDDDDPEFREIKLQDAIQMALTHSKVLRDLGGLVLQSPNSTRSVYDPAIQELDPRFGVPAALSAFDAQFTGSATIQKNDRALNNQFFGGGTRILKQDIGIFQGEISKLSAVGTEFSLRNITDYDANNAPGNQFGSAWTVQYEAEMRQPLLQGAGVDFNRIAGPSDTPGIYNGVMIARVNTDISQAEFEQSVRALVNDVENVYLDLYYAYRELDARIAARDSALETWRAVHALYQAGRQGGEADKEAQAREQYFRFQEQVQNSLNGRLLQPTRGNNGSSGGTFRANGGVLVAERRLRYMIGLPITENELLRPADEPSMAPVAFDWNQALTEAVARRVELRQQRWVIRSRELELKAARNFLLPQLDVVGLYRWRGFGRDLFEQHQDAASSVGSAGQARFDSSFRNRELNNAYDNLFNGDFQEYQYGLELNIPLGFRRAHSAVRNAELRLARERSVLREQERLVALDLSNAISDAARAYAVVETNYNRRLAATQHLEAVEAAYDADAASLDVLLEAQRRLAEAETSYYQSVVEYSLAIKNVHFEKGSLLDYNAIYLEEGAWPEKAYQDSQERWELRTQPWRFNWLLRPGTVVSEGPAPQLVMPPPELENYETSWDQAPTEILETELPEGPATPQPAPVEIIEEPVEQLPLELPETTSKDGFRSVNEFEQTDFAVVEEIPTSESSELLEDDNPFLLPAQGTNE; this is encoded by the coding sequence ATGAAACGCAAGTTAGACCGTTCGCGTTCACAAATTGCAGGTTCGCCCACCTCGAAACGGTACGAGGCAACCGAAGCAAAGTGCTCACCCACGCGGGGGGCAGAGGTTGTCTTCGCGGCGTTTCTCGTGGGGCTAACGACCCTGTGCGGCTGCGGCTTGCCTTGGAAGAACGAGTCAGTCGTGCATCAGGAAGCCGACTGGCAATACTACAAGGACGCTGCAACTCGGGTCGATTACACCGATCCCTACGTTGCCGAACCGGAAGTCGTGCTCTCGACGGTCGCTCCGAGGACGCTCGACGACGACGATCCGGAGTTCCGGGAAATCAAACTGCAAGACGCCATTCAAATGGCTCTGACTCATTCAAAGGTCCTTCGAGACCTCGGTGGATTGGTGCTGCAATCGCCGAATAGCACACGCAGCGTGTACGATCCGGCCATTCAAGAGCTTGATCCGCGGTTCGGTGTCCCTGCGGCATTGAGTGCCTTTGATGCTCAGTTTACCGGTAGCGCTACGATTCAAAAGAACGATCGGGCTTTGAACAACCAGTTCTTCGGGGGTGGTACGCGTATCCTGAAACAGGACATCGGGATCTTCCAGGGGGAGATCTCCAAGTTGAGTGCGGTCGGTACGGAGTTCTCACTTCGTAACATCACCGATTACGACGCCAACAACGCTCCTGGGAACCAGTTCGGTAGTGCTTGGACGGTGCAATACGAAGCGGAAATGCGTCAACCGCTCTTGCAAGGGGCGGGAGTTGACTTCAACCGCATCGCCGGGCCGAGCGATACACCGGGAATTTACAACGGTGTGATGATCGCCCGCGTGAATACAGATATTAGCCAAGCCGAGTTTGAGCAATCCGTTCGGGCCTTGGTGAACGATGTTGAAAACGTCTATCTCGATCTCTACTACGCCTATCGTGAACTCGATGCCCGCATCGCCGCTCGTGACTCAGCTCTGGAAACTTGGCGTGCGGTGCATGCGTTGTATCAAGCCGGTCGACAAGGTGGCGAAGCCGACAAAGAAGCCCAGGCTCGCGAACAGTATTTCCGCTTCCAAGAGCAGGTGCAGAACTCGCTCAACGGCCGACTGTTGCAACCGACTCGGGGTAACAACGGCAGTAGCGGTGGAACGTTCCGAGCAAACGGTGGCGTGTTGGTGGCCGAGCGTCGCTTGCGATACATGATCGGTTTGCCGATCACCGAAAATGAACTCTTGCGTCCAGCGGACGAACCCAGCATGGCACCAGTTGCGTTTGATTGGAACCAAGCTCTCACGGAAGCCGTTGCCCGACGAGTTGAACTTCGGCAACAGCGTTGGGTCATTCGTAGTCGCGAACTGGAGTTGAAAGCCGCTCGCAACTTCCTGCTGCCTCAGTTGGATGTTGTCGGCTTATATCGTTGGCGTGGATTCGGACGTGATTTGTTCGAGCAGCACCAAGATGCCGCCTCGAGTGTGGGATCGGCTGGACAAGCTCGTTTCGACAGCAGCTTCCGAAATCGTGAGTTGAACAACGCCTACGACAACCTGTTCAATGGCGATTTTCAGGAATACCAATACGGTTTGGAACTCAATATTCCCTTGGGATTCCGTCGAGCTCATTCGGCAGTGCGAAACGCGGAACTCCGTCTTGCCCGAGAACGATCTGTGTTGCGTGAGCAGGAACGATTGGTCGCACTGGACCTGAGCAACGCCATCTCTGATGCCGCTCGAGCCTATGCGGTCGTCGAAACGAACTACAACCGACGATTGGCCGCGACGCAGCACCTCGAAGCTGTCGAAGCTGCCTACGATGCCGATGCCGCCTCGCTGGACGTGCTGTTGGAAGCTCAACGACGATTGGCCGAAGCAGAAACTTCCTATTACCAATCGGTCGTCGAGTATTCGTTGGCCATCAAGAACGTTCACTTCGAGAAGGGATCGCTGTTGGACTACAACGCAATCTATCTCGAAGAGGGAGCATGGCCAGAGAAAGCCTATCAGGATTCGCAAGAGCGATGGGAACTCCGCACGCAACCTTGGCGGTTCAATTGGCTTCTCCGACCGGGCACGGTTGTCAGCGAAGGCCCTGCCCCACAACTTGTGATGCCACCGCCGGAACTGGAGAACTACGAAACGTCCTGGGACCAAGCACCAACGGAAATCCTCGAAACCGAACTTCCCGAAGGTCCGGCGACACCACAACCGGCTCCGGTGGAAATCATCGAGGAGCCCGTCGAACAGCTTCCACTGGAACTGCCAGAAACGACATCCAAGGATGGTTTCCGATCAGTGAACGAGTTCGAACAAACAGACTTTGCTGTGGTGGAAGAAATTCCGACGTCGGAGTCCAGCGAACTCCTTGAAGACGACAATCCATTCTTGCTCCCCGCACAAGGGACCAACGAATAG